One window of the Salmo trutta chromosome 35, fSalTru1.1, whole genome shotgun sequence genome contains the following:
- the LOC115174965 gene encoding protein arginine methyltransferase NDUFAF7, mitochondrial, which translates to MRTVRALQRLSRVLVCPCPPPLFVRSWSVAQRQSFSSGSAEKPMPGNSMLGHLTSKIKATGPISVAEYMREVLTNPVMGYYVQNDMLGPDGDFITSPEISQIFGELLGIWCLSEWMGAGKPSRFQLVEFGPGRGSLANDILRVFSQLRGALGGAAVSVHLVEVSPKLSQVQAQCLTGDQSQVSASEDEPVYRQGTTTTGLPISWYRNLDDVPRGFSIYLAHEFFDALPIHKFQGTEKGWREVMVDIDPDEPGKLRLVIVPAPTLASTQLIQADEKRRHVEVCPEGGVIVQLLANRIAEDGGAALIADYGHDGTKTDTFRGFKGHKLHDVLASPGSADLTADVDYSYLRRMAGATVACMGPVSQKDFLKNMGIDTRLQVLLRNCADPSTRAQLIQGYDMLTNPLKMGERFQFFTMLNHSRLTRPEPEQSKGGKKMAPVPKKGPAPLPVAGFSELGLS; encoded by the exons ATGAGGACTGTTCGAGCACTGCAGAGATTAAGCAGAGTCCTTGTCTGCCCTTGTCCACCACCATTATTTG TTAGATCATGGAGCGTGGCACAGAGACAAAGTTTCTCAAGCGGTTCAGCAGAGAAACCAATGCCAGGAAACTCGATGCTCGGACACCTAACTTCCAAGATCAAAGCCACAGGTCCTATCTCAGTGGCAGAGTACATGAGAGAGGTTCTTACCAACCCAGTCATG GGCTATTATGTGCAGAATGATATGCTTGGGCCAGATGGAGATTTCATCACATCACCAGAAATTAGTCAGATCTTTGGGGAG TTGCTGGGGATCTGGTGTTTGAGTGAGTGGATGGGAGCAGGGAAGCCCAGTCGCTTCCAGTTAGTGGAGTTTGGACCAGGAAGAGGCTCCTTAGCCAATGACATTCTCAGA GTTTTCAGTCAGCTGCGTGGGGCCCTGGGTGGGGCTGCAGTCTCAGTGCACCTGGTGGAGGTGAGTCCTAAGCTGAGCCAGGTCCAGGCCCAGTGTCTAACAGGAGACCAAAGCCAGGTGTCGGCCAGCGAGGATGAGCCTGTGTACCGCCAGGGGACCACCACCACAGGCCTCCCCATCTCCTGGTACCGCAACCTGGATGATGTCCCCAGAG GTTTCAGCATCTACCTCGCTCATGAGTTCTTTGATGCCTTACCCATCCACAAATTCCAG GGAACAGAGAAGGGCTGGAGGGAGGTGATGGTGGATATTGACCCAGATGAGCCAGGCAAGCTGAGGCTTGTCATAGTGCCAGCTCCCACTCTGGCCTCTACTCAACTCATACAG GCAGATGAAAAGAGGCGGCACGTGGAGGTCTGCCCGGAGGGAGGGGTCATCGTCCAGCTCCTAGCCAATCGGATTGCCGAGGATGGGGGTGCTGCACTGATTGCTGACTACGGGCACGACGGGACCAAGACGGACACGTTCAGA GGTTTTAAAGGTCATAAGCTCCATGATGTCCTAGCCTCGCCCGGCTCTGCTGACCTGACTGCTGACGTGGACTACAGTTACCTGAGGAGGATGGCTGGAGCTACGGTGGCCTGCATGGGCCCTGTCTCTCAGAAAGACTTCCTGAAAAACATGGGAATCGATACACGCTTACAG GTGCTGCTGAGGAACTGTGCAGACCCGTCCACAAGGGCCCAGTTGATCCAGGGCTATGACATGCTGACCAACCCCCTGAAGATGGGCGAGAGGTTCCAGttcttcaccatgctcaaccacAGTCGCCTCACCAGGCCCGAGCCTGAGCAGTCCAAGGGGGGGAAGAAGATGGCCCCAGTGCCCAAGAAGGGCCCAGCGCCCCTGCCTGTGGCTGGCTTCAGTGAGCTTGGCCTTTCGTAA